In the Ipomoea triloba cultivar NCNSP0323 chromosome 6, ASM357664v1 genome, one interval contains:
- the LOC116022318 gene encoding beta-glucuronosyltransferase GlcAT14A-like isoform X1: MGSSTNALEKKWVYPLAISSVVCIFLLVNFFNIGMVSSGKIFSIFPSRLATNETTSNDASKPKDEQSPPPPPAPSIPRFAYLISASKGDLEKLWRVLRVLYHPRNYYLVHLDLEATVDERLELASRLEREPVFLEVGNVHMITKANMVTYRGPTMVSNTLHASAILLRTYKDWDWYINLSASDYPLVTQDDLLSVFSDVRRDYNFIEHTSNLGWKETGRGMPLMMDPGLYKNTKSDLFWVNPNRGLPTAFRLFTGSAWMMQSRAFVEYCIWGWENLPRTLLMYYTNFVSSPEGYFQTVICNVPQFIPTAINHDMHFISWDNPPRQHPRTLNINDTANIIASDAPFARKFRRDDPMLDRIDRELLGKINSSYTPGGWCEGDPPCSKVGDPTKLVPGPGAERLRRLVTKLILLTKFGNQQCN; encoded by the exons ATGGGGTCGTCTACGAATGCACTGGAGAAGAAATGGGTGTATCCTCTTGCAATCAGCTCAGTTGTCTGCATTTTCCTTCTGGTAAACTTCTTCAACATAGGAATGGTTTCGTCGGGCAAAATCTTCTCGATATTCCCATCTCGCTTGGCAACCAACGAGACAACCTCAAATGATGCTTCTAAGCCTAAAGATGAGCAGTCTCCACCCCCTCCGCCTGCCCCTTCCATCCCGCGCTTCGCCTACCTCATCTCTGCTTCCAAAGGTGATCTCGAGAAGCTATGGAGGGTACTCAGAGTATTGTACCATCCTAGGAACTACTACCTTGTCCACCTCGACCTAGAGGCGACGGTGGATGAGAGACTGGAATTGGCGTCCAGATTGGAAAGGGAACCTGTTTTTCTCGAGGTTGGGAATGTGCATATGATCACCAAAGCTAACATGGTTACTTACAGAGGCCCAACCATGGTCAGCAATACTCTTCATGCCAGCGCCATTCTTCTCAGAACATATAAGGATTGGGATTGGTATATCAATCTCAGTGCTTCAGACTATCCCTTAGTCACTCAAGatg ATCTGCTTTCCGTATTCTCAGATGTGAGAAGAGATTATAACTTCATCGAGCACACGAGTAACCTAGGGTGGAAGGA GACAGGAAGGGGAATGCCATTGATGATGGATCCAGGGCTGTATAAGAATACTAAGTCAGACTTGTTCTGGGTGAATCCAAACAGAGGTTTACCCACAGCATTTAGACTCTTTACAG GATCGGCTTGGATGATGCAGTCGCGTGCATTCGTGGAGTACTGCATATGGGGATGGGAAAATCTTCCAAGAACTCTACTCATGTACTACACGAATTTCGTGTCCTCCCCGGAAGGATACTTTCAGACAGTCATCTGCAATGTCCCACAGTTCATACCAACAGCCATCAACCATGACATGCACTTCATATCCTGGGACAATCCTCCTCGGCAGCATCCTCGTACCCTAAACATAAACGACACAGCCAACATTATTGCAAGTGATGCTCCATTTGCCAGAAAGTTCAGGAGGGATGACCCTATGTTGGACAGGATTGACAGGGAGTTACTTGGCAAGATAAACAGCAGCTACACACCTGGTGGTTGGTGTGAAGGTGATCCTCCTTGCTCCAAGGTTGGGGACCCCACAAAACTGGTCCCAGGGCCGGGCGCTGAGAGGCTTCGCCGCCTTGTAACTAAACTAATTTTGTTAACAAAGTTTGGGAACCAGCAGTGTAATTAG
- the LOC116022318 gene encoding beta-glucuronosyltransferase GlcAT14B-like isoform X2, which yields MGSSTNALEKKWVYPLAISSVVCIFLLVNFFNIGMVSSGKIFSIFPSRLATNETTSNDASKPKDEQSPPPPPAPSIPRFAYLISASKGDLEKLWRVLRVLYHPRNYYLVHLDLEATVDERLELASRLEREPVFLEVGNVHMITKANMVTYRGPTMVSNTLHASAILLRTYKDWDWYINLSASDYPLVTQDDLLSVFSDVRRDYNFIEHTSNLGWKETGRGMPLMMDPGLYKNTKSDLFWVNPNRGLPTAFRLFTGSAWMMQSRAFVEYCIWGWENLPRTLLMYYTNFVSSPEGYFQTVICNVPQFIPTAINHDMHFISWDNPPRQHPRTLNINDTANIIASDAPFARKFRRDDPMLDRIDRELLGKINSSYTPGGWCEG from the exons ATGGGGTCGTCTACGAATGCACTGGAGAAGAAATGGGTGTATCCTCTTGCAATCAGCTCAGTTGTCTGCATTTTCCTTCTGGTAAACTTCTTCAACATAGGAATGGTTTCGTCGGGCAAAATCTTCTCGATATTCCCATCTCGCTTGGCAACCAACGAGACAACCTCAAATGATGCTTCTAAGCCTAAAGATGAGCAGTCTCCACCCCCTCCGCCTGCCCCTTCCATCCCGCGCTTCGCCTACCTCATCTCTGCTTCCAAAGGTGATCTCGAGAAGCTATGGAGGGTACTCAGAGTATTGTACCATCCTAGGAACTACTACCTTGTCCACCTCGACCTAGAGGCGACGGTGGATGAGAGACTGGAATTGGCGTCCAGATTGGAAAGGGAACCTGTTTTTCTCGAGGTTGGGAATGTGCATATGATCACCAAAGCTAACATGGTTACTTACAGAGGCCCAACCATGGTCAGCAATACTCTTCATGCCAGCGCCATTCTTCTCAGAACATATAAGGATTGGGATTGGTATATCAATCTCAGTGCTTCAGACTATCCCTTAGTCACTCAAGatg ATCTGCTTTCCGTATTCTCAGATGTGAGAAGAGATTATAACTTCATCGAGCACACGAGTAACCTAGGGTGGAAGGA GACAGGAAGGGGAATGCCATTGATGATGGATCCAGGGCTGTATAAGAATACTAAGTCAGACTTGTTCTGGGTGAATCCAAACAGAGGTTTACCCACAGCATTTAGACTCTTTACAG GATCGGCTTGGATGATGCAGTCGCGTGCATTCGTGGAGTACTGCATATGGGGATGGGAAAATCTTCCAAGAACTCTACTCATGTACTACACGAATTTCGTGTCCTCCCCGGAAGGATACTTTCAGACAGTCATCTGCAATGTCCCACAGTTCATACCAACAGCCATCAACCATGACATGCACTTCATATCCTGGGACAATCCTCCTCGGCAGCATCCTCGTACCCTAAACATAAACGACACAGCCAACATTATTGCAAGTGATGCTCCATTTGCCAGAAAGTTCAGGAGGGATGACCCTATGTTGGACAGGATTGACAGGGAGTTACTTGGCAAGATAAACAGCAGCTACACACCTGGTGGTTGGTGTGAAG GTTGA